Below is a window of Hydrogenimonas sp. SS33 DNA.
ATTACCTGGAAGGCGGTGACGGCAGTGACACCTACCTCTTCAGAAAAGGGGACGGCGCGGATGTCGTAGCGGATCGCGCACAAAACGGCGGCAGCGGCCTGGATGTGGTGAAATTCGGTGAAGGGGTCGGAATAGAAGATATCAGTTTCGTCGCCGAAGAGGGAGACCTGCTTGTCAGATACGGTGAGAGTGACACCGTGAAAATCCGACAGGCCGGAGAAGAAGCGGGCCGCATTGAGCGTATGGAGCTTGATGACGGAGCATACCTGACATCGGATGATATCGAACTGATTGTCCAGCAGATCAATGCCTTCACAGAAGAGAAGGGGCTGGATCACATCAGCAACAACGATGTCCGTAACAACCCGGATCTTCTCAATATCGTCGCTTCCGCCTGGCACCGGTGACAAGGCGGTACCCGACGGCCCCCGCGCCTTCGTGTGCGGCGGGAAAGGCATGCCGTAGAAATCTTCTTTTTACGAAGAGTATGGCATGCTTCCACGCAAATACCGCTTTTCCCCTACAGCAAAAGCGGTACCCTGCATCCTTGAAGAAAAGTTTGGAAATGCAATGAAGAGACTTGTCCTGTTTCTCCTCGTTGCCTGCGCAGGATTGTTTGCCGAAACGGTCTCTCTCGATACTGTTTTTGAATATGCAGCGAAAAATTCCGTGGGCCTCGAGATGAAAAGACTCGATGCGGAAATGGGAAAGAGTGACGTAGAGAGTGCGGAAGCGGACTACTACCCCGCTTTCAATCTTGTCTACAATACCGAATATACCGAATCGCTGGACGGGATCCCTCTCGGAACGGAGTCTGTGGGGGGCATTACCATATCCAACGGGACGAGGTACCAGAACTCCGCCGCTTTGCAGATGACCTACAGCCTCTACACATTCGGAGCGACAGAGAAAGCCGTCCTTGCAGCCCGGCGGTCGGCGGAAGCGGCAGAAAAAGAGCGTTGCCTTAAGGAGAAAGAGCTTTTCCTGCAGATACTGCAAAAGTATGCGGATGCCCTGAAGCTTGCCGAGGAGATGCATTACAAAAAGGAGATGCTTCTTCTGCGCCGGAAAATTTATGCCGCCAAAGAACGGCTTTACAAGGCGGGCCACTACTCGAAGGTCGATCTGGGCGATGAGGCGATTTACATTATTTCTCTGGAACGGGAGAGGGAAAACGCTTCCCTGCAATACAGGGAGGATCTGCTTGAGATATCGCGTCTGAGTTATATGCCGATCGGTTTCGATGTAACGCTGATGCCCATCGGGGAGGACAAATCTCTCTCCGAAACCGTTCCTTTCGAAAAGACAGCCGAAGCGTTTGTTCTGAAAAAGAGAATCGAAGCCAAAAAGGCCGAACTGGATATGCATGAACGGCGGCAATACCCCTCTTTTTCCATGTACGGCAACTACTACCTGTATGCCTCCGATCCCAGGCGTTACTACTACCCGCTCCGACATTTGCACAGCAAAAGTTGGAATATCGGTTTTTCCATCCGTATGAATCTCTTCGAA
It encodes the following:
- a CDS encoding TolC family protein, with the translated sequence MKRLVLFLLVACAGLFAETVSLDTVFEYAAKNSVGLEMKRLDAEMGKSDVESAEADYYPAFNLVYNTEYTESLDGIPLGTESVGGITISNGTRYQNSAALQMTYSLYTFGATEKAVLAARRSAEAAEKERCLKEKELFLQILQKYADALKLAEEMHYKKEMLLLRRKIYAAKERLYKAGHYSKVDLGDEAIYIISLERERENASLQYREDLLEISRLSYMPIGFDVTLMPIGEDKSLSETVPFEKTAEAFVLKKRIEAKKAELDMHERRQYPSFSMYGNYYLYASDPRRYYYPLRHLHSKSWNIGFSIRMNLFEGFRDSAKARRLSLELKKAQEAYEEAKHKYLYEGRDRRTRLDELAVLQKKDEKLREQNRKKAEMVKRLRKYRKVDLLAQLNAQYELMERTLNLEKRKIERAATMMSLKISERGPQQCTQR